In a genomic window of Curtobacterium flaccumfaciens pv. betae:
- a CDS encoding FtsK/SpoIIIE domain-containing protein has product MRLLIELDDRREAVEVDGWSGASSLGELLSAAIGVELDAETTLAVDGHRTSAATPLRDLVLLEGSRIGRAPQERPQTIDGWSVTLAGGLDAGLVVPVPRSRKLVVGRAPQADVVLPTESASWEHCTIEREDDGVRLRDAGSTNGTVIAGERIDAEGVLLTGTTSVIVGGAVLLVRPALDEVPVPAAGSLANLTPAATAPFNRPPRAGRNTETETVDPPAKREVPQASKFSWITVAAPLVLAGAMVLLLGDARFALFALLSPVTAIGMWFEQKHRRAKNLKEEDTRFAEAVESFRGEIAEAAAVEAARRQELVPDPATVVRRAELPTTLLWQRRSEDADFLSLHAGTGDAPWRPELDQRAASSKLEDEAKAAVADSRLTAAPVVADLSDAGVVGIVGDREGALALARSLLTQATVHCGPADLTVGIFCDAGRADDWGWASWLPHARVAGSSTGARWMSAQRDQSAAMLRGLRESLDELPTPNLLVVVDSEVLTEGRDAPARNLLGEGRTVPGQSLRPGEQPRRVSGIVIATNEQQLPAACTTIITVGADAAATVYRPEDRTRVEDVVLAGLSAETAERSARSVAHFDDPELLVPGASLPSLVRLPELLAGDDTVARTPTGTSPADAIRTAWDARTGFSTPIGSSESGVLEIDLVRDGPHGLVGGTTGSGKSEFLRSLVAGLAARNDPTRLNFLLVDFKGGAAFAACERLPHTIGTISNLDEQLADRAIRALEAELERRQRVFAAAGADIDNLDAYLATKPDEPMPRLLLVVDEFAMLAKDFPDVLTSLVAVAAVGRTLGVHMILATQRPAGVVSEDILANTNMRVALRVQSREDSTNVIGVPAAAGIGRQQTGRAYVKLGQDDITPVQTALVTGRARDERAEQPVSVRPTDVFGVPAPMPAPAPTASDVTDLDQLIESIGQANAAAGYAPPRPIWPEALGDRVELGALSAAGAADTSRTVPVALADDPDHQRQVTTGWDLDEGNLMLMGIPGSGTSTALATLALQLADRTSPDDLDLLVLDMGPGDLAPLARLPHTTAYVGSGAGAGELQARFLRHLRVELERRRATPGGRRAVVLIDGLAALRDEYQDFEGQLLLDALYRVYAEGPALGISFAVSTTRAKAVPSAMDEVTTQKWMFRLADPYDYASIGVRPKDVPPPVPGRFIDSVLRLQSHVATPDVPLAQAVERLEERWSGTAPKASAVGRLPDAVLVDELGAGAVFSSEPWRLPVGIAEDDLAPAALEVYDGEHVLVAGPARSGKSTVLLALAALARAAEGVRPAVWAICDRRSPLASGSFDRVAVGPDEVPALLAGLRLERGPVLLLIDDAERFDDGDQAIATLLATERPGLCVVAAGRSADLRSLYSHWTRAVRKSRCGVLLQPDVDYDGELLGVTLPRRAPVALTVGRGYASSGGAVRLVQTASAGS; this is encoded by the coding sequence ATGCGCCTGCTGATCGAGCTCGACGACCGACGTGAAGCGGTCGAGGTCGACGGGTGGTCCGGCGCGTCCTCGCTGGGGGAGCTCCTCTCGGCGGCGATCGGCGTCGAGCTCGATGCCGAGACGACCCTCGCGGTCGACGGTCACCGCACCAGTGCGGCGACCCCGCTGCGCGACCTCGTCCTGCTCGAGGGGTCCCGCATCGGCCGCGCACCACAGGAGCGACCGCAGACGATCGACGGGTGGAGCGTCACCCTCGCCGGGGGACTCGACGCGGGTCTCGTCGTACCGGTCCCGCGCAGCCGGAAGCTCGTCGTCGGCCGGGCGCCGCAAGCCGACGTCGTGCTGCCCACCGAGAGCGCCTCGTGGGAGCACTGCACGATCGAGCGCGAGGACGACGGGGTCCGCCTGCGTGACGCCGGTTCGACGAACGGCACCGTGATCGCGGGCGAGCGCATCGATGCCGAGGGAGTCCTGCTCACCGGGACCACGAGCGTCATCGTGGGCGGCGCCGTGCTGCTGGTCCGGCCAGCGCTGGACGAGGTCCCCGTGCCGGCCGCGGGCTCGCTGGCCAACCTGACGCCCGCGGCGACCGCGCCGTTCAACCGCCCGCCCCGAGCCGGGCGGAACACCGAGACCGAGACCGTCGACCCACCGGCCAAGCGCGAGGTCCCGCAGGCCTCGAAGTTCAGCTGGATCACCGTCGCAGCGCCTCTGGTCCTCGCCGGCGCGATGGTGCTCCTGCTCGGCGACGCCCGGTTCGCCCTGTTCGCGCTGCTGTCGCCGGTCACCGCGATCGGCATGTGGTTCGAGCAGAAGCACCGTCGGGCGAAGAACCTGAAGGAGGAGGACACCCGCTTCGCCGAGGCCGTGGAGTCCTTCCGGGGTGAGATCGCCGAGGCCGCAGCGGTCGAGGCGGCCCGTCGGCAGGAACTCGTCCCCGACCCGGCCACCGTCGTCCGCCGGGCCGAGCTCCCCACCACCCTGCTGTGGCAGCGTCGCTCCGAGGACGCTGACTTCCTGAGCCTGCACGCCGGCACCGGTGACGCACCGTGGCGCCCCGAACTCGATCAGCGGGCGGCGTCGTCCAAGCTCGAGGACGAGGCGAAGGCCGCCGTCGCCGACAGTCGCCTCACCGCTGCGCCGGTCGTGGCGGACTTGTCCGACGCCGGCGTCGTCGGGATCGTCGGCGACCGCGAGGGCGCGCTCGCGCTGGCGCGCAGTCTGCTCACGCAGGCCACCGTGCACTGCGGGCCCGCCGATCTGACGGTGGGCATCTTCTGCGACGCCGGCCGCGCGGACGACTGGGGATGGGCCTCCTGGCTGCCGCACGCGCGCGTGGCGGGGAGCAGCACCGGTGCCCGCTGGATGTCGGCGCAGCGCGACCAGAGCGCGGCGATGCTCCGGGGGCTGCGGGAGTCGCTCGACGAACTCCCGACCCCGAACCTGCTCGTCGTGGTCGACTCGGAAGTGCTCACCGAGGGCCGCGACGCACCCGCCCGGAACCTGCTCGGCGAAGGGCGCACCGTGCCCGGACAGTCGCTCCGTCCCGGCGAGCAGCCCCGACGGGTGAGCGGGATCGTCATCGCGACCAACGAGCAGCAGCTCCCCGCAGCCTGCACGACGATCATCACGGTCGGGGCCGACGCCGCAGCGACGGTCTACCGGCCGGAGGACCGGACCCGCGTCGAGGACGTCGTGCTCGCCGGCCTCAGCGCCGAGACCGCCGAACGGAGCGCCCGCAGCGTGGCGCACTTCGACGATCCCGAACTGCTGGTGCCGGGTGCGTCGTTGCCGTCGCTCGTCCGCCTGCCGGAGCTGCTCGCGGGTGACGACACGGTCGCGCGGACCCCGACGGGCACGAGCCCAGCCGATGCGATCCGCACGGCCTGGGACGCCCGCACCGGCTTCTCGACCCCGATCGGGTCGTCGGAGAGCGGCGTCCTCGAGATCGACCTCGTCCGCGACGGACCACACGGCCTGGTCGGTGGCACGACGGGATCGGGCAAGAGCGAGTTCCTGCGGTCGCTCGTCGCCGGGCTCGCTGCGCGGAACGACCCGACGCGCCTGAACTTCCTGCTCGTCGACTTCAAGGGCGGGGCCGCGTTCGCCGCCTGCGAGCGGCTACCGCACACCATCGGCACGATCAGCAACCTCGACGAGCAGCTCGCCGACCGGGCGATCCGTGCGCTCGAGGCCGAGCTCGAGCGACGGCAGCGGGTGTTCGCCGCGGCCGGGGCGGACATCGACAACCTCGACGCCTACCTGGCGACGAAGCCGGACGAGCCGATGCCGCGCCTGCTCCTCGTCGTGGACGAGTTCGCGATGCTGGCGAAGGACTTCCCCGACGTCCTGACCTCGCTCGTCGCCGTCGCGGCGGTCGGGCGCACACTCGGCGTCCACATGATCCTGGCCACCCAGCGGCCGGCCGGCGTGGTGAGCGAGGACATCCTGGCGAACACGAACATGCGTGTCGCGCTGCGGGTGCAGAGCCGCGAGGACTCCACCAACGTGATCGGCGTCCCCGCGGCCGCCGGCATCGGTCGCCAGCAGACCGGTCGTGCCTACGTGAAGCTCGGGCAGGACGACATCACCCCGGTGCAGACAGCCCTCGTCACCGGCCGAGCCCGTGACGAACGCGCCGAACAGCCGGTGTCCGTCCGGCCGACGGACGTCTTCGGCGTTCCGGCGCCGATGCCCGCCCCGGCTCCGACGGCGTCCGACGTGACCGACCTCGACCAGCTCATCGAGTCGATCGGTCAGGCGAACGCCGCCGCCGGCTACGCTCCGCCGCGCCCGATCTGGCCCGAGGCACTCGGCGACCGCGTCGAGCTGGGTGCGCTGTCGGCAGCCGGCGCCGCTGACACGTCGCGGACGGTGCCCGTCGCCCTGGCGGACGACCCCGACCACCAGCGTCAGGTCACCACAGGATGGGACCTCGACGAGGGCAACCTCATGCTCATGGGCATCCCCGGCAGCGGGACGAGCACCGCGCTCGCCACCCTCGCACTGCAGCTCGCCGACCGGACGAGCCCGGACGACCTCGACCTGCTGGTGCTCGACATGGGTCCAGGCGACCTGGCTCCGCTCGCCCGGCTGCCGCACACCACGGCCTACGTCGGCTCCGGTGCCGGCGCGGGGGAGTTGCAGGCGCGGTTCCTCCGCCACCTGCGCGTCGAGCTCGAGCGCCGTCGTGCCACTCCGGGCGGCCGCCGTGCCGTCGTGCTGATCGACGGTCTCGCCGCACTGCGCGACGAGTACCAGGACTTCGAGGGCCAGCTGCTGCTCGACGCCCTGTACCGCGTCTACGCCGAGGGGCCCGCGCTGGGCATCTCGTTCGCCGTGTCGACGACACGGGCCAAGGCCGTGCCGTCCGCGATGGACGAAGTGACCACCCAGAAGTGGATGTTCCGCCTGGCGGACCCGTACGACTACGCCTCGATCGGCGTCCGCCCCAAGGACGTCCCGCCACCGGTGCCGGGTCGCTTCATCGACTCGGTCCTGCGGTTGCAGTCACACGTGGCGACACCCGACGTCCCGCTCGCGCAGGCGGTCGAGCGCCTCGAGGAGCGCTGGTCCGGCACCGCTCCGAAGGCGAGTGCGGTCGGGCGGCTGCCCGACGCCGTCCTGGTCGACGAGCTCGGTGCCGGTGCGGTCTTCTCCAGCGAGCCGTGGCGGCTGCCGGTCGGGATCGCCGAGGACGACCTCGCTCCGGCCGCACTCGAGGTCTACGACGGCGAACACGTGCTCGTCGCGGGGCCGGCCCGCTCGGGCAAGTCGACCGTCCTGCTGGCGTTGGCGGCACTGGCACGCGCTGCAGAGGGCGTCCGCCCGGCCGTCTGGGCGATCTGTGACCGTCGGTCACCGCTCGCCTCGGGATCGTTCGACCGCGTCGCCGTCGGACCCGACGAGGTCCCTGCACTGCTGGCCGGGCTGCGGCTCGAGCGCGGTCCGGTCCTGCTGCTCATCGACGACGCCGAACGCTTCGACGACGGCGACCAGGCGATCGCCACCCTGCTCGCGACGGAGCGTCCCGGTCTGTGCGTGGTCGCCGCCGGTCGGTCCGCCGACCTCCGGTCGCTCTACAGCCACTGGACCCGCGCCGTCCGCAAGTCGCGGTGCGGCGTGCTCCTGCAGCCGGACGTCGACTACGACGGCGAGCTGCTCGGCGTCACGCTCCCGCGCCGTGCACCGGTCGCGCTGACCGTGGGACGCGGCTACGCGTCGTCCGGCGGAGCCGTCCGCCTGGTCCAGACCGCGTCCGCAGGCAGCTGA
- a CDS encoding ABC transporter substrate-binding protein, with amino-acid sequence MSDQTIDESDGTEAGRPRNRRPLVIAAIAVLLVAAVVAAVLTFRAIGSSTPAEAVPATVPVEITVKHVPDTTKIGVVVTLGDGEGSEWNEAAQGALVAERRLALGGTDISLVTKNDGGTSAGAKTAVESLVKSGVAGIVVASSGKHVSGALTTAAEKHIPVVVPYASAEKDSWSTAPTAESIGAAMTTALGDAKSPLLVNLGGGAPADLRVAHVLDGDDTADTAELASTIASRTGATDADDDTAEAADADPKAAPDSDAVVVSGSAQRQGALVAALQAADVTVPVVLTPDATSPAFGAALIDAGGSLSGSFRTVGVATDDARALSSDAEGRAMSAFLGGVRVLADDADAQNLTGDRPFSAVAGAADARSHDAVVALVRAVGKAGSTEPSDVTDALAALDLDSAAGIAGPALDFTRQQALGASATVLAASAQPLGLRPDNAAAAGSEDASGDDAAQATSLVWFEDSTAR; translated from the coding sequence ATGAGCGACCAGACGATCGACGAGTCCGATGGCACCGAGGCGGGACGTCCGCGTAATCGCCGTCCGCTGGTCATCGCCGCCATCGCGGTGCTCCTGGTCGCCGCGGTGGTCGCCGCCGTCCTGACCTTCCGGGCGATCGGCAGCAGCACACCGGCCGAGGCTGTCCCGGCCACCGTGCCGGTGGAGATCACCGTCAAGCACGTCCCCGACACCACGAAGATCGGCGTCGTCGTCACCCTGGGCGACGGTGAAGGCTCCGAGTGGAACGAGGCGGCACAGGGCGCCCTGGTCGCCGAGCGACGACTGGCGCTCGGCGGGACCGACATCTCGCTCGTCACGAAGAACGACGGCGGGACGTCCGCGGGGGCGAAGACCGCGGTGGAGTCCCTGGTGAAGAGCGGCGTCGCGGGCATCGTCGTCGCGTCGTCCGGCAAGCACGTCTCCGGAGCGCTGACGACGGCGGCCGAGAAGCACATCCCGGTGGTGGTGCCCTACGCCTCGGCCGAGAAGGACTCGTGGTCGACCGCGCCGACCGCCGAGTCGATCGGCGCCGCGATGACGACGGCGCTCGGCGACGCGAAGTCGCCGCTCCTGGTGAACCTCGGCGGTGGTGCGCCCGCAGACCTCCGAGTGGCGCACGTCCTCGACGGGGACGACACCGCAGACACCGCGGAGCTCGCCTCGACCATCGCCTCGCGGACCGGCGCGACCGACGCAGACGACGACACCGCCGAGGCCGCGGACGCCGACCCGAAGGCCGCGCCGGACTCGGACGCTGTCGTCGTCAGCGGGTCCGCGCAACGACAGGGGGCCCTGGTGGCAGCACTCCAGGCCGCAGACGTCACCGTGCCGGTCGTCCTCACCCCGGACGCGACGAGTCCGGCCTTCGGCGCCGCACTCATCGATGCCGGCGGCAGCCTGAGCGGCTCCTTCCGCACCGTCGGGGTGGCCACCGACGACGCACGGGCGCTCTCCTCGGACGCCGAAGGCCGGGCGATGTCCGCGTTCCTCGGTGGGGTCCGGGTGCTCGCCGACGATGCCGACGCCCAGAACCTGACGGGCGACCGGCCGTTCTCGGCGGTGGCCGGGGCAGCGGACGCCCGCAGCCACGATGCCGTCGTCGCCCTGGTCCGCGCGGTCGGCAAGGCCGGCAGCACGGAGCCCTCCGACGTGACCGATGCCCTCGCCGCGCTCGACCTCGACTCCGCGGCGGGCATCGCCGGTCCGGCGCTCGACTTCACGCGGCAGCAGGCGCTCGGTGCGTCCGCGACGGTGTTGGCGGCCTCGGCACAGCCACTCGGACTCCGACCCGACAACGCCGCCGCTGCTGGCTCCGAAGACGCATCCGGCGATGACGCGGCTCAGGCCACCTCGCTGGTGTGGTTCGAGGACTCCACCGCACGCTGA